Proteins found in one Mucilaginibacter gracilis genomic segment:
- a CDS encoding PspC domain-containing protein, whose protein sequence is MRNRLYRDEQHKTIGGVCAGLAAYFNVDVALVRVIFVLAMVLGGGGFLGYVILWVVVPSSPIMSPADEFFARAQPIEVKPFTPVSRQVTKGSIIGGVVLIMFGVYLTLDQLDVIPDIDFNTFWPIALIVVGLILMFGFWQKKPDSTTSGWDDNTLTKNTSTTTTDNSSII, encoded by the coding sequence ATGAGAAACAGATTATACCGCGACGAGCAACATAAAACAATTGGAGGTGTTTGCGCCGGTTTAGCAGCGTATTTTAATGTAGATGTAGCATTAGTACGCGTAATTTTTGTATTGGCCATGGTACTGGGTGGCGGCGGCTTTTTAGGTTACGTAATTTTATGGGTGGTGGTGCCGTCATCGCCAATTATGTCGCCTGCCGACGAGTTTTTTGCAAGGGCCCAGCCCATAGAGGTAAAACCCTTTACACCGGTTAGCCGCCAGGTTACAAAGGGCAGCATAATTGGCGGTGTGGTACTGATTATGTTTGGGGTTTATTTAACGCTCGACCAGTTAGATGTTATCCCGGATATTGATTTTAACACCTTTTGGCCAATAGCACTCATTGTTGTGGGCCTCATTTTGATGTTTGGTTTCTGGCAAAAAAAGCCCGATAGCACAACATCCGGCTGGGATGATAACACTCTTACCAAAAACACAAGCACTACTACTACCGATAATTCTTCAATTATATAA
- the msrA gene encoding peptide-methionine (S)-S-oxide reductase MsrA, whose protein sequence is MMNIQKATFGNGCFWCTEAIFQSIKGVLKVQSGYMGGCKPSPTYMEVCNGDTGYAEMIKLEYDADVIGYTELLLMFFKTHNPTTLNRQGSDAGTQYRSVIFYNTDEQKQHAEAMIKKLTAEQVFDKPITTQVSPAGEFYVAETHHQNYYLANKMKPYCMFVIQPKMYKFAKEFGEKMKPEYF, encoded by the coding sequence ATGATGAATATTCAAAAAGCCACATTTGGTAACGGATGCTTTTGGTGTACCGAAGCTATATTTCAAAGTATAAAAGGCGTGCTAAAGGTGCAATCGGGCTATATGGGTGGCTGTAAACCCAGCCCCACTTATATGGAGGTTTGCAACGGCGATACCGGTTATGCCGAGATGATAAAACTGGAGTATGATGCCGATGTTATTGGATATACCGAGCTGTTGCTGATGTTTTTTAAAACCCATAACCCTACTACATTAAACCGCCAGGGCAGTGATGCGGGCACGCAATACCGGTCGGTTATATTTTACAATACCGATGAGCAAAAACAACATGCCGAAGCCATGATAAAAAAACTAACAGCCGAGCAGGTTTTTGATAAACCCATTACAACCCAGGTTAGCCCCGCAGGCGAGTTTTACGTGGCCGAAACCCATCACCAAAATTACTATCTGGCCAATAAAATGAAGCCCTATTGTATGTTTGTTATCCAACCCAAAATGTACAAGTTTGCCAAAGAATTTGGCGAGAAAATGAAACCCGAATATTTTTGA
- a CDS encoding RNA polymerase sigma factor, translated as MQRLQPHEEKLLFNKIATGDEMAFRIIYDAYFDRLAAYAFKMSKSEDASEEIIQDVFMKLWTNRAVLLNVELPQAYLFSIARNKTIDYLRKLAKETTLIALLAENIQYHTNNAEKRIETQDLRALIAEAIAQLSPQKQKIFRLSKYDDLSHDEIAEELNLSKSTIKNHLSETMQYLRRNLKIVPNSEILVILILIDFIKKQ; from the coding sequence GTGCAAAGGCTTCAACCACATGAAGAAAAGTTGTTATTCAATAAAATAGCAACGGGCGATGAAATGGCATTCAGGATTATTTATGATGCTTATTTTGATCGGCTGGCGGCCTATGCTTTTAAGATGTCTAAATCTGAAGATGCCTCGGAAGAAATTATCCAGGATGTTTTTATGAAATTATGGACTAACCGCGCGGTTTTGCTGAATGTGGAGTTGCCCCAGGCATACTTGTTTTCGATAGCGCGAAATAAAACCATAGATTATCTGCGGAAGCTGGCCAAAGAAACTACTTTGATAGCCCTGCTTGCCGAAAACATACAGTATCATACTAACAATGCCGAAAAGCGTATAGAAACACAGGACTTACGTGCCTTAATTGCAGAAGCCATAGCGCAATTATCGCCTCAAAAACAAAAGATATTTCGATTAAGCAAATATGATGATCTCAGCCATGATGAAATAGCCGAAGAACTAAACTTGTCGAAAAGCACAATTAAAAACCACCTCTCCGAAACCATGCAGTACTTGAGGCGGAATTTGAAAATAGTACCGAACTCAGAAATATTAGTGATACTTATTTTAATTGATTTTATAAAAAAGCAGTAA
- a CDS encoding SDR family oxidoreductase: MENVIITGATKGIGRSIAKAFAKQGLNIAVCSRNSEDLLLLHDELLKINPGIRVLTSKTDFSVKENVTAFAGLAEQELGFISAIVNNVGMYEPSSILDDEEDTFGKLINTNLMPAYELYRYFGKTMMASGKGHIFNICSIAAINPVVEAGMYSVTKFALLGLTKVMRLEMQDYGVKVTAILPGSTLTDSWKDNTLSADKFVSPDDIASAIISAWTMSKGANVDEIIIKPVWGQV; encoded by the coding sequence ATGGAAAACGTTATTATTACCGGCGCAACCAAGGGTATTGGCCGTTCCATTGCAAAAGCCTTTGCTAAACAAGGTTTAAACATAGCAGTTTGTTCGCGCAATAGCGAAGATTTGTTGCTTTTGCACGACGAACTGCTAAAAATAAACCCCGGCATAAGAGTACTAACCAGCAAAACCGATTTTAGTGTTAAAGAAAACGTAACAGCCTTTGCCGGTTTAGCCGAACAGGAACTGGGTTTTATAAGCGCCATAGTAAACAATGTGGGTATGTACGAACCATCGAGCATATTGGATGATGAGGAAGATACCTTCGGAAAATTAATTAATACCAACCTGATGCCTGCCTACGAGTTATACCGCTATTTTGGTAAAACCATGATGGCATCCGGCAAGGGGCACATTTTTAATATATGCTCAATAGCGGCCATTAACCCTGTTGTAGAAGCCGGAATGTATTCTGTAACTAAATTTGCATTGCTGGGTCTAACTAAGGTAATGAGGCTCGAAATGCAGGATTACGGCGTAAAAGTAACAGCTATACTGCCGGGATCGACGTTAACAGATTCATGGAAGGATAACACTTTATCTGCAGATAAATTTGTATCGCCTGATGATATTGCTTCGGCAATAATAAGCGCCTGGACAATGAGTAAGGGTGCTAATGTTGATGAGATCATAATCAAACCTGTATGGGGCCAGGTTTAA
- a CDS encoding MlaE family ABC transporter permease, with amino-acid sequence MLLNSLGKYILLMRLSFKRPEKFSVYWNEVMHEMVSVGIGSLGIIAIISIFIGAAVTIQTAFQLINPIIPKSVVGSIARDSTILEFSPTISALVLAGRVGSSMASQIGTMRVTEQIDALEIMGVNSPGFLISPKIIAGVTMIPLLVIVSVLLGFTGGYIACSLSSEVSTSDFITGLSDGFNSIIVTVCLTKAAVFGFIITSICSFQGFYTSGGALEVGQAATRGVVYSCVMILFFDLVISRIFL; translated from the coding sequence ATGCTACTAAACAGCTTAGGGAAATATATATTGTTAATGCGGCTAAGCTTTAAGCGGCCCGAAAAGTTTAGCGTTTACTGGAACGAAGTAATGCACGAAATGGTATCGGTAGGTATTGGCTCGTTAGGCATTATAGCTATAATATCCATATTTATTGGTGCGGCGGTAACCATTCAAACCGCTTTCCAGCTTATTAACCCCATTATACCAAAAAGCGTAGTAGGCAGTATTGCCCGCGATAGTACAATATTGGAGTTTAGCCCAACAATTTCGGCCCTGGTACTGGCCGGGCGCGTAGGCTCAAGCATGGCATCGCAAATAGGCACCATGCGCGTAACCGAACAAATTGATGCTTTGGAAATAATGGGCGTAAATTCGCCGGGCTTTTTAATATCGCCCAAAATTATAGCCGGCGTTACCATGATACCTTTATTGGTTATTGTATCGGTTTTATTAGGTTTTACCGGTGGTTACATTGCCTGCTCACTATCAAGCGAAGTTTCAACTTCCGATTTTATAACCGGCCTTAGCGATGGTTTTAACTCTATCATTGTAACCGTTTGTTTAACTAAGGCCGCAGTATTTGGTTTTATTATCACCTCTATTTGTAGCTTTCAAGGGTTTTACACATCGGGCGGTGCTTTAGAAGTTGGGCAGGCCGCTACACGCGGTGTGGTTTACAGTTGCGTAATGATTTTATTTTTTGACCTTGTTATTTCACGCATATTTTTATGA
- a CDS encoding putative quinol monooxygenase, with protein MIKLGLLITLEAKPDKEAALEFFLKSALPLAQNEPDTVTWYAFKINSNTFGIFDTFNSEQGRQAHLSGPVAQALIARANELLTKPPLIQNIDIPAYK; from the coding sequence ATGATAAAATTAGGATTGTTAATTACCCTTGAAGCCAAACCGGATAAAGAGGCTGCACTTGAGTTTTTTTTAAAAAGCGCACTGCCCCTGGCCCAAAACGAACCGGATACCGTTACCTGGTATGCGTTTAAAATAAACAGCAACACCTTTGGCATATTTGATACCTTTAATAGTGAGCAAGGCAGGCAGGCTCACCTTAGCGGCCCTGTTGCTCAGGCTTTAATTGCCCGTGCAAACGAGTTGCTAACCAAACCGCCGCTTATCCAAAATATTGATATACCGGCTTACAAATAA
- a CDS encoding RDD family protein, whose amino-acid sequence MDEMYLLVVNGKPEGPYSINELKAMQIKAADFVKTAEMDDYKEAHEIAQLRTIFGFQFQAVAPQYFGAFDQRALAAIIDWLIVIGSLSIVTLIGLLATSDATVRTILLFILAIIIIPAHLAYSIAMEGSARQATFGKKILKIQVCNMDGSPINMAKAAGRNLAKIFSVLTFFVGYLICFFNKKQQCLHDMIAGTLVTRERLI is encoded by the coding sequence ATGGACGAAATGTATCTGCTGGTAGTTAATGGCAAACCCGAGGGCCCGTATAGTATTAACGAGCTGAAGGCCATGCAAATTAAAGCCGCCGATTTTGTAAAAACTGCCGAAATGGACGATTATAAAGAGGCTCACGAAATTGCGCAGCTACGCACCATATTCGGTTTTCAGTTTCAGGCGGTGGCACCGCAGTATTTTGGCGCGTTCGATCAGCGGGCCCTTGCCGCAATAATTGATTGGTTAATTGTAATAGGGTCGCTTTCCATTGTAACGCTTATTGGTTTACTTGCTACAAGCGATGCTACTGTACGCACTATACTGCTATTTATACTGGCAATTATTATTATCCCGGCTCATTTAGCTTACAGCATCGCGATGGAAGGTTCGGCCAGGCAAGCTACTTTTGGCAAAAAAATATTGAAGATCCAGGTTTGTAATATGGATGGTTCGCCCATTAACATGGCAAAGGCCGCGGGCCGCAATTTGGCCAAAATATTTTCGGTACTTACTTTTTTTGTAGGTTACCTCATTTGCTTTTTTAACAAAAAACAACAATGCCTGCATGACATGATTGCCGGTACTTTAGTTACCCGCGAAAGGCTGATTTAA
- a CDS encoding APC family permease, protein MPHAAPISKKLRLIPLAAVIFFTVSGGPYGLEPLLGYAGKNGALLLLLATPILWDIPTILTVLELNSMMPVTGGYYQWVKRGLGLRMALYEGWLTWLYTFVDLAIYPVLFITYAAYFFPQVAVYKIPVCLVIIWLSALLNILGIVPVGRIAVLLSALVFTPFVCLCVMGFMHHSGPYVIPSPSLKGLGISSIGMGLYTVMWNFLGWDNATTYAGEVKNPIKSYLISTGLAFIAIIGIYFFSILTAVQSGISLNTVSNNGFPALGLYIGGKWLGSALAFGGMACMLGLYSAVLLSVSRIPKVMADDGLMPKKLEALHPRFNSPYISIIVCSVVVSLMIVLSFKELLIMDVTLYGAGLLLEFISLIALRIKAPNQARPFKIPLNVLGLCLMFLFPIGVFGLAVAGAITESEGTLIPLLIALGIMVSAEVIWQYLIWRKPELKKAARYDV, encoded by the coding sequence ATGCCACATGCTGCGCCAATATCAAAAAAACTACGGCTGATACCGCTTGCGGCGGTTATTTTTTTCACGGTATCGGGCGGGCCTTACGGGTTAGAGCCACTGTTGGGTTATGCCGGTAAAAACGGGGCCCTGTTGCTGTTGCTTGCCACCCCAATATTGTGGGACATACCAACCATACTTACCGTGCTGGAACTAAACAGCATGATGCCTGTTACCGGCGGTTATTACCAATGGGTTAAACGCGGCCTTGGTTTACGCATGGCCCTTTACGAGGGCTGGCTTACCTGGCTCTACACCTTTGTTGATTTAGCTATATACCCGGTTTTGTTTATCACCTATGCAGCCTATTTTTTTCCGCAGGTAGCGGTATATAAAATACCGGTTTGTTTGGTTATCATCTGGTTATCGGCGTTGCTTAATATATTGGGTATTGTGCCTGTTGGCCGTATAGCTGTGTTGTTAAGCGCCCTTGTTTTCACCCCATTTGTATGCCTTTGTGTTATGGGCTTTATGCACCATAGCGGGCCTTATGTTATACCTTCGCCATCGTTAAAGGGGCTGGGCATTTCGTCGATAGGTATGGGCCTGTATACTGTAATGTGGAATTTTTTGGGCTGGGATAATGCAACCACCTATGCCGGCGAAGTTAAAAACCCAATAAAAAGTTATTTAATATCAACCGGTTTAGCATTTATTGCCATTATTGGCATTTACTTTTTCTCTATATTAACGGCAGTACAATCGGGCATTAGTTTAAATACCGTTAGTAACAATGGTTTCCCGGCGCTGGGTTTGTATATTGGCGGCAAATGGCTGGGCAGCGCGCTGGCTTTTGGCGGCATGGCCTGTATGCTGGGTTTGTATTCGGCGGTGCTGCTATCGGTTTCGCGCATACCCAAAGTTATGGCAGATGATGGCCTGATGCCTAAAAAACTCGAAGCTTTGCACCCCAGGTTTAATTCGCCCTATATATCCATCATTGTATGCTCGGTTGTAGTGAGTTTGATGATTGTGCTTTCGTTTAAAGAGTTACTTATTATGGATGTTACCCTTTACGGCGCGGGCCTGTTGCTGGAGTTTATCAGCCTCATCGCACTTCGCATTAAAGCACCCAATCAGGCGCGTCCGTTTAAAATACCGCTTAATGTATTGGGTTTATGCCTCATGTTTTTGTTCCCCATTGGCGTTTTCGGCCTGGCCGTGGCGGGAGCCATAACCGAATCTGAAGGTACTTTAATACCCTTGCTCATTGCATTGGGCATTATGGTATCGGCAGAAGTAATATGGCAATACCTGATCTGGCGGAAGCCCGAATTAAAAAAAGCAGCGAGGTATGATGTTTAA
- a CDS encoding aldose 1-epimerase family protein, producing MTTIENKYLKVSIRPQGAELTSVYNKTDNTEHLWQADEAIWPWHAPNLFPLVGGTMNNELHVDGVAYPATRHGFTRTSTFQLVEASDKHAKFSLPYSEKTLAIYPYKFELQIIYTLIDNALRVCYKVVNQDEHTIYFSVGGHPAFNVPFYAGEKYEDYYLEFEQEEELLTHTISPDGNLSGDTEAVNLDGKKLRLTKELFANDALVFKNIKSREIAIRSDKHDKFLTVQYPHFKHMGIWAKYGADFLCIEPWLGYSDTEGIITDIKQKEAIQHVDHGHVFEAEFFIITSY from the coding sequence ATGACTACAATTGAGAACAAATATTTGAAAGTATCTATCAGGCCGCAAGGGGCCGAACTGACATCTGTTTACAACAAAACCGATAACACCGAGCATTTGTGGCAGGCAGATGAAGCCATATGGCCGTGGCATGCACCCAATTTGTTTCCGCTTGTTGGCGGCACCATGAATAATGAACTCCATGTTGACGGTGTTGCCTACCCTGCTACAAGGCATGGCTTTACCCGCACATCTACCTTTCAACTGGTTGAAGCCAGCGATAAACACGCCAAATTTTCGTTACCATATAGCGAAAAAACATTGGCAATTTATCCCTACAAATTTGAACTGCAAATAATTTATACCCTTATTGATAATGCCTTGCGCGTATGCTATAAGGTTGTTAACCAGGATGAGCATACCATTTATTTTTCGGTAGGCGGGCATCCGGCCTTTAATGTACCGTTTTATGCGGGAGAAAAATACGAGGATTATTACCTTGAATTTGAGCAGGAAGAAGAACTGTTAACGCATACCATTTCACCAGACGGAAACCTTTCGGGCGATACCGAGGCGGTTAATTTAGACGGTAAAAAGTTAAGATTAACCAAAGAATTGTTTGCCAATGATGCCTTGGTTTTTAAAAACATCAAATCGAGAGAGATCGCAATCAGGAGCGATAAGCACGATAAATTTTTAACGGTACAATATCCGCACTTTAAACATATGGGTATTTGGGCAAAATACGGAGCCGATTTTTTATGTATTGAGCCCTGGCTAGGATACTCGGACACGGAAGGAATTATAACCGATATTAAGCAAAAGGAGGCCATTCAGCATGTAGACCATGGCCATGTTTTTGAAGCCGAATTTTTTATTATAACAAGCTACTAA
- a CDS encoding LiaI-LiaF-like domain-containing protein → MRNDKLIPGTVLVIIGTLFLLDNFNYIDFDWFSLFRLWPILLVIAGVNLVFAYNHSGTATAIKIAVLVAGMAFLIFNGIGHPHHYNRHNWKYAFKHFDFNDNESDSDNDDDSDSTDTGSVSKNFKSSNHYQAAYKPSTKQATLNISGGATSYVLKDMTTNLFEADTKESGNHYSLTSTDEDDAQTLDFDMNGDNNHRHGFVLNFGNDKSDKAYLKLNTNPEWTINVEAGAAKINFDLSAFKVQKVKLEGGAASFNVKMGQPLAETTVDVSTGISKVVISVPRNAACHITSETGVSSKSFKGFESVGDDEYETPNFSKATNKMYLKISGGISDFKVEQY, encoded by the coding sequence ATGCGTAACGATAAATTAATACCAGGCACAGTACTGGTTATCATTGGAACCCTGTTTTTGTTAGATAACTTTAACTATATCGATTTTGATTGGTTCTCGCTTTTTCGCCTATGGCCAATTTTACTGGTAATTGCCGGCGTTAACCTGGTTTTTGCCTACAACCACTCGGGCACGGCAACTGCTATAAAAATAGCAGTACTGGTAGCTGGCATGGCCTTTTTAATATTTAACGGTATAGGCCATCCGCATCATTACAACCGCCACAACTGGAAATATGCTTTTAAGCACTTTGATTTTAATGACAATGAAAGCGATAGCGATAATGACGACGACAGCGATTCGACCGATACGGGCAGCGTTAGCAAAAACTTTAAGAGCAGCAACCACTACCAGGCTGCCTATAAGCCAAGCACAAAACAGGCTACACTTAATATAAGCGGCGGTGCAACCAGCTATGTACTTAAAGATATGACTACCAATTTGTTTGAGGCCGATACCAAAGAAAGCGGCAACCATTACAGCTTAACAAGTACCGACGAGGACGATGCACAAACGCTTGATTTTGATATGAATGGCGATAATAACCATCGACATGGCTTTGTTTTAAATTTTGGAAACGATAAATCGGACAAGGCTTATCTTAAACTAAACACTAACCCCGAATGGACTATTAATGTAGAAGCCGGAGCCGCCAAAATTAATTTCGACCTGAGCGCGTTTAAGGTGCAAAAGGTAAAATTAGAAGGTGGTGCGGCATCATTTAATGTTAAAATGGGCCAGCCCCTTGCCGAAACAACGGTTGATGTATCAACAGGTATCTCTAAGGTAGTTATAAGCGTACCTCGCAATGCGGCTTGCCATATCACATCCGAAACCGGAGTATCATCCAAATCATTCAAAGGTTTTGAAAGCGTGGGCGATGACGAGTACGAAACACCAAACTTTAGCAAGGCTACCAATAAAATGTACCTCAAAATAAGCGGTGGCATATCCGATTTTAAGGTGGAGCAATACTAA
- a CDS encoding zinc-dependent metalloprotease: MNKIILLTLFSLGICIAASAQQEGNKPTGSATGQAIPPSAKAAPKPYKDVITAKAKTTVGLFTVHKIDDKIYFEIADSILNRDILIVSRLAKAGADTRNTSAMTGYAGDVLNQSVIRFEKGPNNKLFIRELSYSERSKDSTQAMFKAVSNSNIQPIALAFDVKAYKKDTVTRQQASVIDMTDIINGDNDLFFFGSSKGKFGISAYQADKSYLLDVSTYAINTEIKTVKTYSKNMGNAMQSVNGVAAPVTQGSPKPVTVELNTSIVLLPKIPMQARYADDRVGYFTFDYTDFDANPQGIKRQSVIERWRLEPRDADLAKYKKGELVEPKKPIVIYIDPETPAKWVPYLIQGINDWNVAFESAGFKNAIVGKMAPTPQEDPTWSLDDARHSALVYKPSSVANASGPHITDPRSGEVIETHINWYHNIMKLVHDWYFVQAAAVDPKARKMQFDDELMGSLIRFVSSHEVGHTLGLLHNYGSSSTTPVEKLRDKAWVEANGHTPSIMDYARFNYVAQPEDHISEKGMFPRIGVYDKWAIEWGYKLIPDSKNADEEIPVLNQWIIAKAADKRYWFGNESNAEDPRMQSEDIGDNAMKASDYGIKNLKRITAHLKEWTRKDNEGYDELQNMHEQIYSQLGRYVGHVVKNIGGRYENIKTVEQPGPVYTLVPAAIQRDAMDFLSRQVFTTPLWLVDNKILAYTGSSPVEIIGSLQEGALTRLINSTRINRMLAAEAIEPATYKVSDLFNDLNTIIWSELVTRQPISIYRRNLQRSYLDKLCAIVKPAVAGVKGSDVNSIAKAALIKLRLKIKAALPSVRDTMTRDHLNDMLGKIEVALSVKA; the protein is encoded by the coding sequence ATGAACAAGATCATTTTATTAACTTTATTTTCTCTCGGTATCTGTATTGCGGCTAGCGCACAGCAGGAAGGAAACAAACCTACAGGCTCCGCAACAGGCCAGGCTATACCGCCAAGCGCCAAAGCAGCACCCAAACCTTACAAAGATGTTATTACCGCTAAGGCTAAAACCACCGTAGGGTTGTTCACAGTACATAAAATCGACGATAAAATTTACTTCGAGATTGCAGATAGTATACTGAACAGAGATATACTGATTGTTAGCCGGCTTGCAAAAGCGGGTGCAGACACGCGTAATACCTCGGCCATGACAGGCTATGCCGGCGACGTGCTTAACCAAAGCGTGATTAGGTTTGAAAAAGGCCCGAATAATAAGCTATTCATCCGCGAACTTTCGTATAGTGAGCGTTCTAAAGACTCAACCCAGGCCATGTTCAAAGCGGTAAGCAATTCAAATATCCAGCCCATTGCCTTGGCCTTTGATGTAAAGGCTTACAAAAAAGATACAGTTACAAGGCAACAAGCTTCGGTAATTGATATGACCGACATTATCAATGGCGATAATGACCTTTTCTTTTTTGGGTCATCAAAAGGAAAGTTTGGCATTAGCGCTTACCAGGCAGATAAATCATATCTGTTAGATGTGAGTACTTACGCGATAAACACAGAGATTAAAACAGTTAAAACGTATAGTAAAAACATGGGTAATGCTATGCAAAGCGTTAATGGCGTTGCAGCACCTGTAACACAAGGCAGCCCCAAACCAGTAACTGTAGAGTTAAATACCTCTATCGTACTGCTACCTAAAATACCAATGCAGGCCAGATATGCCGATGATAGAGTGGGCTATTTTACATTTGATTATACTGATTTTGACGCTAACCCGCAGGGCATTAAGCGTCAATCTGTAATTGAACGCTGGCGTTTAGAACCCAGGGATGCAGATTTGGCCAAATATAAAAAAGGCGAATTAGTGGAGCCTAAAAAGCCAATTGTTATTTATATCGATCCGGAAACACCCGCTAAATGGGTTCCTTACCTCATACAGGGTATTAACGATTGGAATGTGGCTTTTGAAAGTGCTGGCTTTAAAAACGCCATCGTAGGAAAAATGGCTCCAACGCCGCAGGAAGATCCAACATGGAGTTTAGACGACGCAAGGCACTCCGCTTTGGTTTATAAACCCTCATCGGTAGCCAATGCAAGCGGTCCGCATATAACCGATCCGCGCAGTGGCGAAGTTATCGAAACACATATCAACTGGTATCACAATATTATGAAACTTGTACACGATTGGTATTTTGTGCAAGCCGCGGCAGTTGACCCAAAAGCACGTAAAATGCAGTTTGACGACGAACTGATGGGCTCACTGATCCGTTTTGTGTCATCGCACGAAGTTGGGCATACCCTGGGTTTATTGCATAATTATGGTTCAAGTTCAACAACACCGGTTGAAAAGCTGAGGGATAAAGCTTGGGTTGAAGCGAATGGCCACACACCATCCATTATGGATTATGCCCGTTTTAATTATGTGGCGCAGCCCGAAGATCATATCTCCGAAAAAGGGATGTTTCCGCGTATTGGCGTGTACGATAAATGGGCAATAGAATGGGGATATAAATTGATACCGGATAGTAAGAATGCCGACGAGGAAATACCGGTACTAAACCAATGGATAATAGCCAAGGCGGCCGACAAGCGTTATTGGTTTGGTAACGAAAGCAACGCTGAAGACCCGCGGATGCAGAGTGAGGATATAGGCGACAACGCTATGAAAGCAAGTGATTATGGGATTAAGAATTTGAAAAGAATAACTGCGCATTTGAAGGAGTGGACCCGGAAAGATAATGAGGGTTATGACGAATTGCAAAATATGCACGAACAAATATACAGTCAACTTGGCCGATATGTTGGCCATGTGGTTAAAAATATTGGTGGCAGGTATGAGAATATCAAAACCGTAGAGCAACCAGGCCCTGTATACACATTGGTACCTGCAGCAATACAACGAGATGCGATGGATTTTTTAAGTAGACAGGTATTTACAACTCCTTTATGGCTGGTTGATAATAAAATATTGGCCTATACCGGCAGCTCCCCGGTAGAGATTATTGGCTCGCTGCAGGAGGGGGCATTAACCAGGTTAATAAACAGCACCAGGATAAACAGGATGCTGGCAGCCGAAGCTATTGAGCCGGCTACTTATAAGGTATCGGACTTGTTTAATGACCTGAATACCATCATCTGGAGCGAGTTGGTAACACGGCAGCCCATCAGTATTTACCGCCGTAATTTACAGAGAAGCTATTTGGATAAATTATGTGCTATTGTAAAACCTGCTGTTGCAGGGGTTAAGGGTTCGGATGTGAATAGCATTGCCAAAGCCGCATTAATCAAGCTACGATTAAAAATAAAGGCGGCGCTACCATCGGTACGTGATACCATGACGCGTGACCATTTGAATGATATGCTGGGCAAAATTGAGGTGGCGTTGTCTGTTAAAGCATAA